A single Thermoanaerobacter uzonensis DSM 18761 DNA region contains:
- the spoVT gene encoding stage V sporulation protein T produces MKATGIVRRIDDLGRVVIPKEIRRTLRIKEGDPLEIFTDKEGEIILKKYSPISELSDFAQEYADSIYQSTKHPVCITDTDNVIAVSGVAKKELIDKPISQEFEKYLEEKKTIMLGTGKDKGPIKIADGQEFNITSQVIVPIISRGDTIGSVVIFTKEAGEAVTEVEAKIAETAATFLGKQMEE; encoded by the coding sequence TTGAAGGCTACAGGAATTGTACGCAGAATAGATGATTTAGGGAGAGTTGTTATTCCTAAAGAGATTCGAAGAACATTAAGAATTAAAGAAGGAGACCCTTTGGAAATTTTTACAGATAAAGAAGGAGAGATAATTTTAAAGAAATATTCTCCAATAAGTGAATTAAGCGATTTTGCGCAAGAGTACGCTGATAGCATATATCAATCTACAAAACACCCTGTATGCATTACAGATACAGATAATGTAATAGCTGTTTCCGGCGTAGCAAAAAAAGAATTAATTGATAAACCAATAAGTCAAGAATTTGAGAAATATCTTGAAGAGAAAAAGACGATAATGCTTGGGACTGGGAAAGATAAAGGACCGATTAAAATAGCAGATGGACAGGAATTTAACATTACATCTCAAGTTATAGTACCTATTATTTCAAGAGGAGATACCATAGGAAGTGTGGTGATTTTTACTAAAGAAGCCGGCGAAGCAGTTACAGAAGTTGAAGCAAAAATTGCTGAAACAGCTGCTACTTTTTTGGGTAAACAGATGGAAGAATAA
- the yabG gene encoding sporulation peptidase YabG, producing the protein MAFRINDIVMRKSYGSDILFRVINVIDNKGVRHYLLHGLNMRIIADAPEDDLIEASRAKIAEYDRPYREKAERLLKKIASSKSLQRKKEMVRASRQELYGRPGKVLHIDGDEEYLNICLDAYKKVGMEVVGVVVKEEEQPDKVYDLLEKYRPDILILTGHDSIRSNSRDYGDINNYRNSKYFVEAVKNARKYEPALDNLVIFAGACQSNYEAIIKAGANYASSPERVLIHCLDPVLVSEKVAFSHINELVKIEELIENTITGAPGIGGLQTMGKFRYGVPKGKY; encoded by the coding sequence ATGGCTTTTCGCATTAATGATATTGTAATGAGAAAGTCTTATGGCTCTGACATTTTGTTTAGAGTCATTAATGTTATAGATAATAAAGGAGTAAGACATTATCTTTTGCACGGTTTAAACATGAGAATAATTGCAGATGCACCAGAAGATGACCTTATAGAGGCTTCTCGCGCCAAAATTGCGGAATATGATAGGCCTTATAGAGAAAAGGCAGAACGCCTTTTAAAAAAAATTGCTTCTTCAAAAAGCCTTCAGCGAAAAAAAGAGATGGTACGTGCAAGTCGGCAAGAGCTTTACGGAAGACCAGGAAAGGTTCTTCACATAGATGGAGATGAAGAATATTTAAATATATGCCTTGATGCTTATAAAAAGGTAGGTATGGAAGTTGTAGGAGTAGTGGTAAAGGAAGAAGAACAACCAGATAAGGTGTATGACCTTTTAGAAAAATATAGGCCGGATATATTGATTCTTACAGGTCATGATAGTATAAGAAGCAATAGTAGAGATTATGGCGATATAAACAACTATAGAAATTCTAAGTATTTTGTGGAAGCGGTTAAAAATGCAAGAAAGTACGAACCTGCACTTGACAATTTGGTGATTTTTGCAGGAGCTTGCCAATCAAATTACGAAGCTATTATAAAAGCGGGTGCCAATTATGCTAGCTCTCCAGAAAGGGTTTTGATACACTGCCTTGATCCGGTACTGGTGAGTGAAAAAGTGGCTTTTTCCCATATAAATGAGCTTGTAAAAATTGAAGAATTAATAGAAAACACTATAACTGGAGCACCAGGAATTGGAGGATTGCAGACAATGGGAAAATTTAGATATGGTGTTCCAAAAGGCAAATATTAA
- a CDS encoding Veg family protein: protein MVADRSTLDEIKKQLDKHIGARVRLKTNGGRKKTIIKEGLLEKTYPSIFIVVLDGQGATRRVSYSYSDILTDTVELTVMEGNKKIQCLQ, encoded by the coding sequence ATGGTGGCAGATAGATCAACCCTTGATGAAATAAAAAAACAATTGGATAAACATATAGGAGCTCGAGTTCGCCTTAAAACAAATGGTGGTAGAAAAAAGACCATAATAAAAGAGGGATTATTAGAAAAGACATATCCGAGCATTTTTATTGTGGTATTAGATGGACAAGGAGCGACCCGTAGGGTTTCTTACAGTTATTCAGATATTTTAACAGATACAGTAGAGCTAACCGTAATGGAAGGAAACAAAAAAATCCAGTGTCTCCAATGA